Genomic segment of Syntrophus gentianae:
TCATCATTTTTCTGCCGCACCTTCTTTCGGCTGGGTCAAAAACTTACCGAACTTCAGGTTCTATTTCAGGTACGATCGGAAAAAACCCTCATAATTTTTACAACCGGCTGTCCCGCGTCGGCATCAGAAAACTCATCCGACGCACAGAGTATCCTGGCCACCGCGACCAGCCCCCCATTGGGAGTGAGAAACCTTACCATATCTCCACCCGCAAGGGAAGGAATATGATAATTCCGGAGGCTGTTTCCATCAGGCTGGCACCCTTCCCGGATTTTTCCCGCCAGTTCGCCGCCAATCACGATGGCAGCCATTTGCTGCAGACTTTCGCTCAGGGGAATCAACCTGGCCGTCAGGATTTCCCTACGCTCTTTTCCGGAAGTTTCTTCCAGCGAAACAGCCGCATCGAGAGTAAAACAGCCGCTCCGTAACCTCCTTAACGCGGCGAGACACCCTCCACAACCCAGGCGATCTCCTAAATCGGCACAGAGGGTGCGGATGTAGGTCCCTTTTGAACAGGCTACCCGAAACGTGACATAGGGAAGGGCAATCTCCTCCAGAATCGAAGAATATACCCTTACAGCCCGAGGAGGGAGGGAGATGTCAATTCCCTTCCTTGCCCAGGAATAAAGCGGTTTTCCCTTATACTTGACGGCGGAATACCGGGGAGGCGCCTGGCTGATCTCACCGGTAAAATAGTTCAGGGCCTCCCGGATCCGGTCCTCATTCACGTCCGGCTCCTGACGGCCTGTAACCTGCCCTTCGATGTCCATGGTATCCGTTGTAATCCCCAACAGCATCGTGGCACGGTATTCTTTATCATCCAGGGCAAGAAACTGAACCAGCTTGGTTGCCTCGTTCAGGCAGATGGGAAGCACTCCCGTGGCCAGCGGATCAAGTGTCCCGGAATGCCCGGCTTTCCGGACTCCCAGAATCCGTCTGACCTCCGAAACGGCCTGCTGCGAGGTCTTTCCCGGCGACTTATCCACGATCAGGATGCCATCCATAAGCCTAAAAGCCATCCCGAATCACGTCCAGAACCCGAGACCGGACCGTTTCAAAGTCTCCATGAATCCTGCAGGCGGATGCGTTTCGATGCCCACCGCCGTCAAAAGCGCGGGCCACCCGCTCCACATCGACCTTCCCCTTGGAACGGAAGCTGACCTTGAAAGGCCCATTATTCTGTTCACTGAACAGGGCCGAGACCTCCACGCCGGAAATCGACCGGGGAAGGTCAACAAAGCCTTCGGTATGTTCCGGAACAGCGCCCACGGTCTGCATGTCTTTTTGCCAGACCACCATGAACCCGAACCGTCCTTCCAGATCGAAGGTCAATGTTTCCAGAGCCTTGGCCAGCAACCGAATTTTAGCCAGAGGGTTGTTCTCGTATATATTTTCTGATATTTCCTGGGGGTTCGCACCCCATCCGACCAGATTCCCCGCGGCAAGCAATGTTTCCTTACCGGTGCTTCCATAATGGAACCCGCCCGTATCGGTTAAAAGGGCCGCATAAAGATTGGTCGCGATCTCTCGGGAAACGGCACACCCCATCCGGGAAATCAAGCGATAGATCAATTCTCCCGCTGAACTCGCCCGGGGATCGACATAGGAAAGCTCACAAAATTTCGTATTGGAGATATGGTGGTCAATATTGACGAGCGTTCCGATACGGGCAATCTGCTCAGCCCCCTTGCCCACCCGGCTCAGATCACTGCAATCCACGATAAACGCCGCATCATACCGACCGGCAATATCCGCGGGGAGATTCTGGCGGATATCCTGGCTGCCGGGCAGAAAGCGATAATTCTCCGGAGTTGCGTCCTGGTTGTAAATATCCGCCTCTTTCCCCATTTGCCGGAACAGGGCATAAAGAGCCAGTTCCGACCCCACGGCGTCTCCATCCAGCCTTTCGTGGGTCGAGATCAGAAAGGTTTTGGAACGCTCGATAATCTCAAGAATCCGATCTATCATTCTCTTCTTCTCTGTTAATCTCACTGATGAGCCGATCAATCCGGCTCCCGTAGGCAAAGGAGGTATCCTGTTTGAAGATCAGATCCGGCACATAGCGCAGCTTCAATCTCGTACCCAGTTCCCTTTTGATGAAGCCGCTGGCCTTCTGCAGACTCTCAAGGGTCTCCGGACGGCAGACATCCTCGCCCAGTTCGACGAAATAAATCCAAGCAGTGCGCAGGTCATCGCTCATCTTGACCCCGGTGACCGTCAGCCGACTGACCCGGGGATCACGAATCCGCTTCAGCAGAATATCCGCAAGCTCCACTTTCACCAGATCCGCAACCCGATCCGCTCTCTTAAACTGCGACATCTTTATCCTCAGACCACCTTTTTAAATTAAGATCTCCCCGGACTCCGAAGCCGGCCAAAGATGCCCCCTATTCCAGTCCATATTTACCGGCGGAATCGTCAACATGCGGCATGGCGTCCGATAGGGAAACAATTTCGATCCTGCTGTCCAGGATTTCGGCCAGCTGAAGATCCTCAATAAAAGAAAGGATGTGGTCAACCTTTCCATTTATGTAGCGCGTATCGTTCCCCACGACGCAAAATCCGACTTTTGCCCGCTTCCAGGAGTCGTTTTCGCCGATTTCAGCAATGGAAACATTGAAGGCATTCCGGGTCCGCTGAAGGATCCGCTTCAAGACCCCCCTTTTTTCCTTCAAAGATCGACTCTCGACAATCCACAGTTCAATCAGCCCAGATCCAACGACCATCGCAAAACCTGCCCTTCGGCATCCCTCCTGTATCGCAGCGGTGTTTCTCCCCGAACCAAAGAACTTCTTCTAACCCGGGATTTCCAGCTGATTACAGCTTACGCTCCACTTTTTCACTGACATAGGCTTCAATCTGGTCACCCACCCGGAGATCATTGAACCCATCGATGCCGATTCCGCACTCAAAACCTGCCAGGACCTCCTTGACATCATCCTTGAACCGCCTCAGGGAAGCGATCTTCCCATCAAAAACGGTCACACCGTCCCGAACCAGTTTGACATTGGCCTTTCGAATCACTTTACCGTCCAACACAAAGCTGCCCGCCACGGTGCCCACTTTGGGAACCCGGAAGAGATCCCGAACTTCGGCGCGTCCCAGGACGACTTCCTTGTATTCCGGCTCCAG
This window contains:
- the truB gene encoding tRNA pseudouridine(55) synthase TruB, with product MAFRLMDGILIVDKSPGKTSQQAVSEVRRILGVRKAGHSGTLDPLATGVLPICLNEATKLVQFLALDDKEYRATMLLGITTDTMDIEGQVTGRQEPDVNEDRIREALNYFTGEISQAPPRYSAVKYKGKPLYSWARKGIDISLPPRAVRVYSSILEEIALPYVTFRVACSKGTYIRTLCADLGDRLGCGGCLAALRRLRSGCFTLDAAVSLEETSGKERREILTARLIPLSESLQQMAAIVIGGELAGKIREGCQPDGNSLRNYHIPSLAGGDMVRFLTPNGGLVAVARILCASDEFSDADAGQPVVKIMRVFSDRT
- a CDS encoding DHH family phosphoesterase produces the protein MIDRILEIIERSKTFLISTHERLDGDAVGSELALYALFRQMGKEADIYNQDATPENYRFLPGSQDIRQNLPADIAGRYDAAFIVDCSDLSRVGKGAEQIARIGTLVNIDHHISNTKFCELSYVDPRASSAGELIYRLISRMGCAVSREIATNLYAALLTDTGGFHYGSTGKETLLAAGNLVGWGANPQEISENIYENNPLAKIRLLAKALETLTFDLEGRFGFMVVWQKDMQTVGAVPEHTEGFVDLPRSISGVEVSALFSEQNNGPFKVSFRSKGKVDVERVARAFDGGGHRNASACRIHGDFETVRSRVLDVIRDGF
- the rbfA gene encoding 30S ribosome-binding factor RbfA, translated to MSQFKRADRVADLVKVELADILLKRIRDPRVSRLTVTGVKMSDDLRTAWIYFVELGEDVCRPETLESLQKASGFIKRELGTRLKLRYVPDLIFKQDTSFAYGSRIDRLISEINREEENDRSDS
- a CDS encoding DUF503 domain-containing protein yields the protein MVVGSGLIELWIVESRSLKEKRGVLKRILQRTRNAFNVSIAEIGENDSWKRAKVGFCVVGNDTRYINGKVDHILSFIEDLQLAEILDSRIEIVSLSDAMPHVDDSAGKYGLE